A genomic window from bacterium Unc6 includes:
- a CDS encoding rhamnulokinase, whose amino-acid sequence MSTYVAFDLGAESGRTIVANLKDSKVHLEEVSRFSNIPAMLPDGLHWNVLGLFLEMKNSLKSVVKKTKGNIYGLGIDTWGVDFGLIGKNDVLLSSPYHYRDLKTQGMIEEALKFVSKERFYEKTGIQFMRINTVFQLLSMVKNNPCLLENAETMLMMPSLFRFLLTGEKKEEFTIATTSQMFNPVKNNWETEIIEKLKIPVRILPPVVRPGLHSSKLLPYISEELKVKDIPVITTAGHDTACAVAAVPAQGNNWAYISSGTWSLLGVEIKQPILTQKALFYNITNEGGFADTYRFLKNIMGMWLIQQCRKIWEKKGMTYTYPQLTKMAKLAKPFQMFIDPNNKEFIAPKDMTLQIQEFCQHTGQKFVKDISSITRCCLESLALTYRATIEQIEELVDKNIEVIHIVGGGSQNELLSQFTANATNRIVLSGPVEATAVGNILIQAYQTKQVQSIEHLRTIVRKSFPIQEYKPKDADSWNEAYIRYKKIISSIF is encoded by the coding sequence ATGTCAACATATGTTGCATTTGATTTAGGTGCTGAAAGCGGAAGAACAATAGTCGCAAATTTAAAGGACAGCAAGGTGCATCTTGAAGAAGTTAGTAGATTTTCCAATATTCCCGCTATGCTTCCTGATGGATTACACTGGAATGTGCTGGGTTTGTTTTTGGAGATGAAAAATTCTCTTAAAAGTGTTGTTAAAAAAACAAAAGGAAATATTTATGGGCTCGGTATAGACACCTGGGGAGTTGATTTTGGTCTTATCGGGAAAAACGATGTTCTCTTGAGCAGTCCCTACCATTACAGGGATTTAAAAACACAAGGAATGATAGAAGAGGCTTTAAAGTTTGTATCAAAAGAAAGATTTTACGAAAAGACAGGCATACAGTTTATGAGGATAAATACAGTTTTTCAATTACTGTCAATGGTAAAGAACAATCCTTGCCTTCTTGAAAATGCAGAAACTATGTTAATGATGCCGAGCCTTTTTAGGTTTCTTTTAACAGGTGAGAAAAAAGAGGAATTTACAATTGCAACAACAAGCCAGATGTTTAATCCGGTAAAAAATAACTGGGAAACAGAAATTATTGAAAAACTCAAGATACCTGTCAGAATTCTTCCCCCCGTTGTCCGACCGGGCCTACATTCTTCAAAACTTCTTCCTTATATATCAGAAGAATTAAAGGTGAAAGATATTCCTGTGATTACAACAGCAGGACACGACACTGCTTGTGCGGTTGCAGCAGTTCCAGCACAAGGGAATAACTGGGCATACATAAGTTCAGGAACATGGTCTCTTTTAGGTGTGGAGATAAAACAACCGATACTTACTCAAAAGGCTCTTTTTTATAATATTACCAATGAAGGCGGTTTTGCAGATACATATAGATTTCTTAAAAATATTATGGGTATGTGGCTTATTCAGCAGTGTAGGAAGATATGGGAAAAAAAAGGCATGACCTATACATATCCTCAACTGACAAAAATGGCAAAACTTGCAAAACCGTTTCAGATGTTTATAGACCCCAACAACAAAGAATTTATAGCACCAAAAGATATGACCCTACAGATACAAGAGTTCTGTCAGCATACAGGTCAAAAATTTGTAAAAGATATTTCCTCTATTACAAGATGTTGTTTAGAAAGCCTTGCGCTTACATATAGAGCAACTATTGAACAGATTGAAGAACTCGTAGATAAAAATATTGAGGTTATACATATTGTAGGCGGAGGTTCTCAAAACGAACTTTTATCTCAATTTACAGCCAATGCAACAAATAGAATAGTTTTATCCGGACCTGTTGAAGCAACCGCTGTTGGGAATATTCTTATACAGGCATATCAAACCAAACAGGTTCAATCAATAGAACATTTAAGGACAATTGTAAGAAAATCTTTTCCGATACAGGAATATAAACCCAAAGATGCAGATAGTTGGAATGAAGCGTACATAAGATATAAAAAAATAATAAGTAGCATCTTCTAA
- a CDS encoding alpha-glucan phosphorylase, whose translation MKAAKSFIVMPALPKELAGLKKLSYNFWWTWDSESLELYRRLERDLWEKVYHNPIELLGRIQQDKLKEAKEDEAFSSYLKKVVDRLDVYLKKDGWFQNVYGSKHPAQMAYFSLEYGFHESLPIYSGGLGVLAADYLKSASDLGIPMVGIGLLYRRGYSHQRLDTDGWQQEVYRDIDYYQLPLQRVEDQKGNPLEIELNFPQGQAFAHIWRLDVGRVPLYFLDTSFISNPPWAREITQHLYGGDQDMRIRQEIVLGIGGIKALRQMGLSPNIFHMNEGHSSFLLLERIRELVEEEKISFSQACEIVSAGSIFTTHTAVPAGNDVFAPDMVIKYFDNFIQKIGITKKEFFAFGRQNPEDDKEMFSMTVLALKLSTGSNGVSQIHRTVSQKLWKNIWQKLPVKEIPIDSITNGVHVKTWISYDMAALFDRYLGPRWVSDPPDQEVWEKIDKIPSLELWKTHERRRERLVVFTRQRLVEEGIRKNIPSSELKAIEDILNPEAFTLGIARRFATYKRIVLIFQDIERLAKIVNSNFPVQIIIAGKAHPKDNPGKQMIKELLHFIKEPRLQGRVVFIEDYDLNVARYLVQGCDAWLNLPRRPLEASGTSGMKANINGVLNISVLDGWWCEAERENTGWTIGFGEEYTDHKYQDQIEANRLYDIIEKEAVPLFYERSRDGLPREWIKRMKNAIKKMGPVFNTHRMVKEYLEKKYLPAYEDVKSLSKNNFQKAKELSSWKQKIKFGWQSVKIESVNEGETTNLKTGSKLSVEAIVHLGDLSPDDVCVQIYAGRVDVDGEIPDGEPIDMEWKKEEASTPKMSGSYLFCGCITCQTTGHIGYSIRVLPSHPDLINRFEPGFVVWG comes from the coding sequence ATGAAAGCAGCCAAGTCATTTATTGTAATGCCTGCTTTACCAAAAGAATTGGCAGGGCTTAAAAAATTGTCATATAACTTTTGGTGGACATGGGATTCTGAATCCCTTGAATTATACAGGAGACTTGAAAGGGATTTGTGGGAGAAGGTCTATCATAATCCTATAGAATTGCTTGGGCGGATACAACAGGATAAATTAAAGGAGGCTAAAGAGGACGAGGCATTTAGCAGCTATCTTAAAAAAGTTGTAGACCGACTTGATGTATACCTGAAAAAAGACGGCTGGTTCCAGAATGTTTATGGTTCCAAACATCCTGCCCAGATGGCATATTTTTCTTTAGAATACGGATTTCATGAGTCTCTTCCCATTTATTCAGGAGGGCTCGGTGTTCTTGCAGCAGACTACTTAAAGTCTGCAAGCGACCTTGGTATCCCAATGGTTGGGATAGGACTTCTTTACAGGAGAGGATATTCCCACCAGAGGCTTGATACAGATGGATGGCAACAGGAAGTATACAGGGACATAGATTATTATCAATTGCCTCTGCAGCGGGTTGAGGACCAGAAAGGAAACCCCCTTGAGATTGAATTAAATTTTCCGCAAGGACAGGCATTTGCACATATATGGAGGCTTGATGTTGGAAGGGTGCCTCTTTATTTTCTTGATACTTCGTTTATTTCAAATCCTCCCTGGGCAAGAGAAATCACACAGCATCTATACGGCGGTGATCAGGATATGAGAATCAGGCAGGAGATAGTGCTTGGTATAGGAGGCATAAAAGCATTAAGGCAAATGGGGCTTTCCCCCAATATCTTTCATATGAATGAGGGTCATTCTTCGTTTCTTTTACTTGAGAGGATAAGAGAGCTTGTTGAAGAAGAAAAGATTTCGTTTTCACAAGCCTGTGAGATTGTTTCTGCCGGGAGCATATTTACAACACATACAGCTGTTCCAGCCGGAAACGATGTGTTCGCTCCTGATATGGTTATAAAATATTTTGACAATTTTATACAAAAGATTGGTATAACAAAAAAAGAATTTTTCGCATTTGGAAGACAAAATCCTGAAGATGATAAAGAGATGTTTTCAATGACTGTTCTTGCTCTGAAACTTTCAACAGGGTCAAACGGTGTAAGTCAGATTCACAGGACAGTGAGTCAGAAATTGTGGAAGAATATATGGCAGAAATTGCCAGTAAAGGAAATACCCATTGATTCAATAACAAATGGTGTGCATGTAAAGACATGGATATCCTACGATATGGCAGCGCTTTTTGATAGGTATTTAGGACCCCGCTGGGTATCTGATCCGCCCGACCAGGAGGTTTGGGAAAAGATTGATAAAATCCCCTCTCTTGAATTGTGGAAGACACATGAAAGAAGAAGAGAAAGACTTGTTGTTTTTACAAGACAGAGACTTGTTGAAGAAGGTATCAGAAAGAACATCCCATCTTCTGAATTAAAAGCAATTGAGGACATACTAAATCCCGAGGCATTTACCCTCGGTATAGCAAGAAGATTTGCAACATATAAAAGGATTGTCCTTATATTTCAGGATATTGAAAGGCTTGCAAAGATTGTAAATAGCAATTTCCCTGTTCAGATAATAATTGCAGGCAAGGCTCATCCTAAGGATAATCCTGGAAAACAGATGATAAAGGAACTTTTACATTTTATAAAAGAGCCGAGGTTGCAGGGCAGGGTTGTTTTTATTGAGGACTATGATTTAAATGTTGCGAGGTATCTTGTTCAGGGTTGCGATGCATGGCTTAATCTTCCCAGAAGGCCTCTTGAGGCAAGCGGCACAAGCGGAATGAAGGCAAATATAAATGGTGTTCTTAATATAAGTGTGCTTGATGGGTGGTGGTGTGAGGCTGAGAGAGAAAATACCGGATGGACAATAGGATTTGGAGAAGAATACACAGACCATAAATATCAAGACCAGATTGAGGCAAACAGGCTGTATGATATTATTGAAAAAGAAGCAGTACCTCTTTTTTACGAAAGGAGCAGAGACGGTCTTCCTAGAGAATGGATAAAAAGAATGAAAAATGCGATAAAAAAAATGGGTCCTGTGTTTAACACACATAGAATGGTAAAAGAATATTTAGAGAAGAAATACCTGCCCGCATATGAAGATGTAAAATCCTTATCAAAAAATAATTTTCAGAAAGCAAAAGAACTTAGTTCTTGGAAACAGAAGATAAAATTTGGTTGGCAATCTGTCAAAATAGAAAGCGTGAACGAGGGTGAAACTACAAACTTAAAAACAGGTTCTAAACTTTCTGTTGAGGCAATTGTCCACCTCGGAGATTTAAGCCCCGATGATGTATGTGTCCAGATATATGCGGGCAGGGTAGATGTAGACGGAGAGATACCAGATGGAGAACCGATAGATATGGAATGGAAAAAAGAGGAGGCATCTACCCCAAAAATGTCGGGTTCTTATCTTTTCTGTGGTTGTATTACTTGTCAGACCACCGGACATATCGGTTACTCTATCCGTGTTCTACCTTCTCATCCTGATTTGATAAACAGGTTTGAACCAGGATTTGTTGTGTGGGGATGA